One segment of Actinomycetota bacterium DNA contains the following:
- a CDS encoding cytochrome P450 — protein sequence MAVESQDRVIQKANAAAAPMAPGPKGLPLLGPAIQMRRDLVGFMHSGMLEYGDVVRVAAGFGKYAFEAFGIFHPEGAQRVLAGNADNYDKSDQAYEEVRNLLGNGLLTSEGDVWKRQKRMVQPLFTHKRVAAYVPLIADEAQTVVDRWRPAQVAGTPVDLHEEMTRVTLRVVGRAVFGTDVDHMIPVFKDSVPYLSRRAFERGVMPVRVPEDWPLPSNRKAAAYKADIYAVVDELIASRRAHPTGGDDLVNMLLRAQDPEGGEGLSDEEVRDQALIFLMAGHETTATALTFTLHLLGLHPEVQARVHEEVDQVLGDGEPTMEQALALQYTTQTIKEAMRLYPSAHSTPRTAVTDDVISGYRIPAGAVVVPSPWVTHRHPAFWDEPGRYDPDRFTPEREKARHRYAYFPFGGGPRACIGQYFSMLESVFVTALLMRNYDVKTVDGKVKLFQGITLRPNQPMPAHLTPR from the coding sequence ATGGCTGTCGAATCGCAGGACCGGGTCATCCAGAAGGCGAATGCCGCGGCGGCACCGATGGCGCCCGGTCCGAAGGGACTCCCGCTGCTCGGGCCCGCCATCCAGATGCGGCGCGACCTGGTGGGATTCATGCACTCGGGGATGCTGGAGTACGGCGACGTGGTGCGGGTGGCCGCCGGGTTCGGCAAGTACGCCTTCGAGGCCTTCGGCATCTTCCACCCCGAAGGCGCCCAGCGGGTGCTGGCCGGGAACGCCGACAACTACGACAAGTCTGATCAGGCATACGAGGAGGTGCGCAACCTCCTCGGCAACGGCCTGCTCACCAGCGAGGGCGACGTCTGGAAGCGCCAGAAGCGCATGGTGCAGCCCCTCTTCACGCACAAGCGCGTGGCGGCCTACGTCCCGCTGATCGCCGACGAGGCCCAGACGGTCGTGGACCGGTGGCGGCCCGCCCAGGTGGCTGGCACCCCGGTCGACCTCCACGAGGAGATGACGCGGGTCACGCTGCGGGTGGTCGGGCGGGCGGTGTTCGGCACCGACGTCGACCACATGATCCCGGTCTTCAAGGACTCGGTTCCCTACCTGAGCCGGCGGGCGTTCGAGCGGGGCGTCATGCCCGTGCGGGTGCCCGAGGACTGGCCCCTGCCCTCCAACAGGAAGGCGGCGGCGTACAAGGCAGACATCTACGCCGTGGTCGATGAGCTGATCGCCTCCCGGCGGGCCCACCCCACCGGGGGCGATGACCTGGTCAACATGCTCCTGCGGGCGCAGGACCCCGAGGGGGGCGAGGGCCTGAGCGACGAGGAGGTGCGCGACCAGGCCCTCATCTTCCTCATGGCCGGCCATGAGACCACCGCCACGGCGCTGACCTTCACGCTCCACCTGCTGGGCCTCCACCCCGAGGTGCAGGCCCGGGTGCACGAAGAGGTCGACCAGGTGCTCGGTGACGGTGAGCCGACCATGGAACAGGCCCTGGCGCTGCAGTACACCACCCAGACCATCAAGGAGGCCATGCGGCTGTACCCCTCGGCGCACAGCACGCCCCGGACCGCGGTCACCGACGACGTCATCAGCGGGTACCGCATCCCCGCCGGCGCCGTGGTGGTCCCCAGCCCGTGGGTGACCCACCGCCACCCGGCGTTCTGGGACGAGCCCGGCCGCTACGACCCCGACCGCTTCACCCCCGAGCGGGAGAAGGCCCGCCACCGGTATGCCTACTTCCCCTTCGGCGGTGGGCCCCGGGCGTGCATCGGGCAGTACTTCTCCATGCTCGAGTCGGTCTTCGTGACCGCGCTGCTCATGCGCAACTACGACGTGAAGACCGTTGACGGCAAGGTGAAGCTGTTCCAGGGCATCACGCTGCGGCCGAACCAGCCGATGCCGGCGCACCTCACCCCGCGCTGA
- a CDS encoding metal-dependent transcriptional regulator, whose amino-acid sequence MPKFVSQGRPTSPAQEDYLKAIYRLAGFAGSAAVSTSQLAEELTVSPGSVSEMFGKLAALDLVTHDPYRGARLSAAGLRIAIEMTRHHRLIETYLVVALGYGWDEVHEEADRLEHAISERLEERMWRALGEPAFDPHGDPIPTPDFEVHQPPTQPLHAVPTGATVRISRISDRDPAKLRAVQALGLTPGRPVRIVQASQWESPVVVDREGEAIPVALGLARAIFVEDRRG is encoded by the coding sequence GTGCCTAAATTTGTTTCCCAGGGTCGCCCAACTTCTCCCGCCCAGGAGGACTACCTGAAGGCCATCTACCGGCTGGCGGGCTTCGCGGGGAGCGCGGCAGTCTCGACCTCGCAACTCGCCGAGGAGCTGACCGTCAGCCCCGGGTCGGTCAGCGAGATGTTCGGCAAGCTCGCTGCCCTGGACCTGGTCACCCATGACCCCTACCGGGGAGCCCGCCTGTCCGCCGCCGGATTGCGCATCGCCATCGAGATGACCCGCCACCACCGGCTCATCGAGACCTACCTGGTGGTCGCCCTCGGGTACGGTTGGGACGAGGTCCACGAAGAGGCCGATCGGCTGGAGCACGCCATCTCCGAGCGGCTGGAGGAGCGCATGTGGCGGGCGCTGGGCGAGCCGGCGTTCGACCCGCACGGAGACCCCATCCCCACCCCGGATTTCGAAGTCCACCAGCCGCCCACCCAGCCGCTGCACGCGGTCCCGACCGGGGCCACGGTCCGTATCAGCCGCATCTCGGACCGGGACCCGGCAAAACTGCGGGCGGTCCAGGCCCTGGGCCTGACCCCTGGGCGCCCGGTGCGCATCGTCCAGGCGAGCCAGTGGGAGAGCCCCGTGGTGGTGGACCGGGAGGGCGAAGCCATCCCGGTTGCGCTCGGCCTTGCCCGCGCCATTTTCGTGGAGGACCGGCGTGGCTGA
- a CDS encoding divalent metal cation transporter: MADLKDRPPGAPVLTPEDLRRSSDRQQVYAARRAGRRVALLWLLVGPGVLVMLGENDGPSMLSYAASGATYGIGFFLPFILVTFAAAVVIQEMSMRVGAVTHRGYGKLIFERFGPFWGWVSVGDVAVTNLITLITELIAVRVGMGYFGVPPAVAVGAGLGLVALSVAGGRYRRWERIALGLAAFNLLFVVVAVLAHPHPAAIGRALATWGPFPHGSLRVFLLLLASNIGATLTPWMLFFQQSAVADKGMTPHDIPQGRIDTLIGGSLAAIAGCGALIAASVLFAHHVDTSHLQGGAGFATALRPLIGPAGAGLFALGLIEAGALATMTISASTAYALGEAMAGPHSFNRRLSEAKGFYGLNFGVAVLAAAIVLIPGAPLLSITLNANLLAVVLLPAALVFLLLLANDKELMGPRSNPRWLNLSGGAIAAFVGLAGSAYAIVAFVDAVAGHAGP; this comes from the coding sequence GTGGCTGACCTGAAGGACCGCCCCCCGGGCGCCCCGGTGCTCACGCCGGAGGACCTGCGCCGCTCCTCGGACCGCCAGCAGGTCTACGCCGCCCGTCGGGCAGGGCGGCGGGTGGCCCTGCTCTGGTTGCTGGTGGGACCGGGTGTGCTGGTCATGCTGGGCGAGAACGACGGCCCCAGCATGCTGTCCTACGCGGCCAGCGGCGCGACCTACGGCATCGGGTTCTTCTTGCCCTTCATCCTCGTGACCTTCGCCGCCGCGGTCGTCATCCAGGAGATGTCGATGCGGGTGGGGGCCGTGACCCACCGGGGCTACGGCAAGTTGATCTTCGAACGGTTCGGCCCCTTCTGGGGCTGGGTATCGGTGGGCGACGTGGCGGTCACCAACCTGATCACCCTGATCACCGAGCTCATCGCGGTGCGGGTGGGCATGGGGTACTTCGGGGTCCCGCCGGCGGTCGCGGTGGGGGCGGGGCTGGGGCTCGTGGCGCTCAGCGTCGCCGGCGGTCGCTACCGGCGCTGGGAGCGCATCGCCCTCGGGCTGGCCGCCTTCAATCTCCTCTTCGTGGTGGTCGCCGTGCTGGCGCACCCCCACCCGGCGGCGATCGGCCGGGCGCTCGCCACCTGGGGCCCGTTCCCGCACGGATCGCTCCGGGTCTTCCTCCTCCTGCTGGCATCGAATATCGGGGCGACCCTCACGCCCTGGATGCTCTTCTTCCAGCAGAGCGCCGTGGCCGACAAGGGCATGACCCCCCACGACATCCCGCAGGGCCGCATCGACACCCTGATTGGCGGGAGCCTGGCGGCCATCGCCGGCTGCGGCGCGCTCATCGCTGCCTCGGTCCTGTTCGCCCACCACGTCGACACCAGCCACCTCCAGGGCGGAGCGGGCTTCGCCACCGCCCTGCGGCCCCTCATCGGGCCGGCGGGCGCCGGGCTGTTCGCCCTCGGGCTTATCGAAGCCGGCGCACTGGCCACGATGACTATCTCCGCCAGCACCGCCTATGCGCTGGGTGAGGCCATGGCCGGCCCGCACAGCTTCAACCGGCGGCTGTCGGAGGCGAAGGGGTTCTACGGGCTCAACTTCGGCGTCGCGGTATTGGCGGCGGCCATCGTGCTGATCCCGGGTGCCCCCCTGCTCTCCATTACCCTGAACGCCAACCTGCTGGCGGTCGTGCTCCTCCCCGCCGCCCTCGTCTTCCTCCTGCTGCTGGCCAACGACAAGGAACTGATGGGACCGCGGTCCAACCCCCGCTGGCTGAACCTGTCCGGGGGGGCGATCGCCGCCTTCGTGGGCCTGGCGGGCAGCGCCTACGCCATCGTGGCGTTTGTCGATGCGGTCGCCGGCCACGCCGGGCCGTGA
- a CDS encoding HypC/HybG/HupF family hydrogenase formation chaperone, with protein sequence MVPECYGDVCITCSDEALPVTIVELLADELARVDTGQSVEVVSVALVDAGVGDVILVHAKEAIAVIRE encoded by the coding sequence GTGGTGCCCGAGTGCTACGGCGACGTCTGCATCACCTGCTCGGACGAGGCGCTCCCCGTCACCATCGTCGAGCTGCTGGCCGACGAGCTCGCCCGGGTGGACACCGGCCAGAGCGTCGAGGTGGTCAGCGTGGCCCTGGTGGACGCCGGCGTGGGCGACGTGATCCTGGTCCACGCCAAAGAAGCAATCGCCGTCATCAGGGAGTAA
- a CDS encoding response regulator transcription factor, producing MSLSVLLAEDHPVVREGLRAMLEAEGDFQVVGQTGNSSEVCPMVERLRPDVLVLDLVMPGIGGLSALRELTRRGADTRVVVLSMYANEAYVLDALQNGAGAYVLKQSEAGELIRGIREVCQGRRYLSPPLSQHAVDAYAHRAKGQAPSDDAALTVREREVLTLVGQGYTSAQIAERLFISVRTVESHRSNLMKKLGLHSQAEMVRAALRRELGPLNP from the coding sequence ATGAGCCTCTCGGTGCTCCTGGCCGAGGATCACCCGGTTGTCCGGGAGGGCCTGCGCGCCATGCTCGAGGCCGAGGGCGACTTCCAGGTGGTGGGCCAGACCGGCAACAGCTCCGAGGTGTGCCCGATGGTGGAGAGGCTCCGGCCCGACGTCTTGGTGCTGGACCTCGTGATGCCCGGGATCGGGGGCCTGAGCGCCCTCCGCGAGCTCACCCGGCGGGGGGCCGACACCCGGGTGGTCGTACTGTCCATGTATGCCAATGAGGCCTATGTCCTCGACGCCTTGCAGAACGGGGCCGGCGCCTACGTCCTGAAGCAGTCGGAGGCCGGCGAGCTGATCCGCGGCATCCGCGAGGTGTGCCAGGGGAGGCGCTACCTCAGCCCACCGCTCTCCCAGCACGCGGTGGATGCCTATGCCCACCGGGCCAAGGGCCAGGCGCCCAGTGACGATGCCGCCCTCACGGTGCGGGAACGCGAGGTGCTGACGTTGGTGGGGCAGGGCTACACCAGCGCCCAGATCGCCGAGCGTCTGTTCATCAGCGTCCGCACGGTGGAGAGCCACCGCTCGAACCTGATGAAGAAGCTCGGCCTGCACTCGCAGGCAGAGATGGTGCGAGCCGCCCTGCGCCGGGAGTTGGGCCCGCTCAACCCCTGA
- a CDS encoding GAF domain-containing sensor histidine kinase, with protein MIGDATPSWLGNLPKVLSDLGVAVVVWDDEIPIYVSPLFSQMIGYTPEELGVRRPAHLAGMAAAVPPPVARGGDLTLNGDHKGAGIEVPPFEFQLMHEFEWTLVHKGGQRVYVEAAAGTIEVAGRLASIGIFSDRSEQERAERQLKTRTLQQAAVADLGQQALAGAELPDLMDAAVNVITRVLEVEFARVLELAGDGKSFTVRAGVGWEEQSGSPGIDLRLTSQAAYTLVSDMPVVVEDFDSETRFAGPPWVKRSVASGMSVIVRGKGRPWGVLCTHTARHRRFSRDDVHFLQAIANVLAEAIVAKKVQDALRRAGDRERELREELDAHSRVVVAAQEAERRRIARELHDEIGQALTGLALSLASLEHRAPADLRAALGEARAGMGELVSRVHDFSLSLRPAMLDDLGLLPALLWLTEHVLSTQTGLHVALDHHGLDRRFSWEVETAAYRIVQEALNNVVRHAASGTAHVRCLFEDEEMYIEVRDSGIGFEPGAVRPHTTSGLRGMQERARLLGGQFRIESSPGRGTRVVASLPVQGGLLAAPDPAASASGARAAMEALETVGAIR; from the coding sequence GTGATTGGCGACGCCACCCCTTCCTGGCTCGGGAACCTCCCCAAAGTCCTAAGCGACCTGGGCGTCGCCGTCGTCGTCTGGGACGACGAGATCCCGATCTACGTCAGCCCGCTGTTCAGCCAGATGATTGGCTACACCCCGGAGGAGCTGGGCGTGCGGCGCCCGGCGCATCTGGCCGGCATGGCCGCCGCAGTGCCCCCACCGGTTGCGCGGGGCGGCGATCTCACCCTGAACGGTGATCACAAAGGCGCTGGCATCGAGGTGCCGCCGTTCGAGTTCCAGCTCATGCACGAGTTCGAGTGGACGCTGGTCCATAAGGGCGGCCAGCGGGTCTACGTCGAGGCGGCGGCCGGCACCATCGAGGTCGCTGGCCGGCTGGCGAGCATCGGGATCTTCTCCGACCGCTCCGAGCAGGAGCGGGCGGAGCGCCAGCTGAAGACCCGGACCCTCCAGCAGGCCGCGGTGGCCGACCTCGGCCAGCAGGCCCTGGCGGGCGCCGAGCTGCCCGACCTCATGGATGCCGCGGTCAACGTGATCACCCGGGTGCTGGAGGTCGAGTTCGCCCGCGTCCTGGAGCTCGCGGGGGACGGCAAGAGCTTCACCGTGCGGGCCGGCGTCGGCTGGGAGGAGCAGTCCGGGTCGCCGGGCATCGACCTCCGGCTCACATCCCAGGCCGCCTACACCCTGGTGTCCGACATGCCGGTGGTGGTGGAGGACTTCGACTCCGAGACCCGCTTCGCCGGGCCCCCGTGGGTCAAGCGGTCGGTAGCCAGTGGGATGAGCGTCATCGTCCGCGGCAAGGGCCGGCCGTGGGGGGTGCTGTGCACCCACACCGCCCGGCACCGGCGCTTCAGCCGGGACGACGTCCATTTCCTGCAGGCCATCGCCAACGTCCTGGCCGAGGCCATCGTCGCCAAGAAGGTGCAGGACGCCCTGCGCCGGGCCGGCGACCGGGAGCGGGAGCTGCGCGAGGAGCTCGACGCCCATTCCCGGGTGGTGGTCGCCGCCCAGGAGGCCGAACGCCGGCGCATTGCCCGGGAGCTGCACGACGAGATCGGCCAGGCCTTGACCGGTCTGGCCCTGAGCCTCGCCAGCCTGGAGCACCGCGCACCGGCCGATCTCCGGGCCGCCCTCGGGGAAGCGCGGGCCGGGATGGGGGAACTGGTGTCCCGGGTCCACGACTTCTCGCTGTCGCTACGCCCCGCCATGCTGGACGACCTCGGGCTGCTCCCCGCACTCCTGTGGCTCACCGAGCACGTGCTCTCCACCCAGACCGGCCTGCACGTGGCGCTGGACCACCATGGCCTGGACCGGCGCTTCTCCTGGGAGGTGGAGACTGCGGCCTACCGCATCGTGCAGGAGGCGTTGAACAACGTGGTGCGCCACGCCGCCAGCGGGACGGCGCACGTCCGCTGCCTGTTCGAGGACGAGGAGATGTACATCGAGGTCCGGGACTCCGGCATCGGCTTCGAGCCGGGCGCGGTCCGCCCGCACACCACCAGCGGTCTGCGTGGGATGCAGGAGCGGGCCCGGCTGCTGGGCGGCCAGTTCCGAATCGAGTCGTCTCCCGGGCGGGGCACGCGGGTCGTCGCCAGCCTGCCTGTCCAGGGTGGCCTGCTGGCCGCGCCCGACCCGGCTGCGTCGGCCTCGGGGGCGCGGGCGGCGATGGAGGCCCTGGAGACCGTGGGGGCCATCCGATGA